The Leptodactylus fuscus isolate aLepFus1 chromosome 1, aLepFus1.hap2, whole genome shotgun sequence nucleotide sequence TTTACTATGTGGCCCGATCATTCTATGGAAATGCTTCTCCTTGTAGTCCCACATCATTCACAAGCATGGCCTTTCTGTGTCATCCTCCCGCGCTGCCGCCCAGCACTCCTCCCTGTttactacacactgctgcttCCTGCAGGCCGCGTACTGAGGGCACAAAGGaggatcacatgaccgctgagcaACACGTGACTTGTAGGTCATTGCGTACCGACAGCAATTCAATTCTAGACACGACTCTATGTGCGCTCACCCCGCCTCCTGAAAGCCATCTGGTAAAGGGCTTCGCTTCTTGATCAAAATTGTCCATAGTTGCACCCCGTAGAGTGGGTGGCGACAGAGAGGCGCGGGAGGAGGGCTCGTGTTTTCTGGTCTGAGTGGCGAGTCTATCGGGTAGTGTAAGACttcctccatgtgtgtagaaCATGTACCGGCtcgtgtgtgtgatatgtgtgtgcacctgtgtgtagagCGGAGTCATGGCCGTACCGTGTTCTCCTGCCTTATGTTATGTGATAGGTTTTCTGCAGCTCAGATATAAATGGCTGTTCCCTGATATTCCTGCTCCCTTCCACACATTCAGGTTGTGGAGGATATGCATATATCACAGGGTTGTATTGGCTATGTGGGTGCATAAGTGATAAGACTATTATATTCCCTAATAGCTAATCTAGTCTTCACCTACATACAATATTCTATACATGCATGGCATTGACTACTGTGTAGGATCCTGTGTGTAGCCTTtgttataatccagagctgtattcacaattctgctgcatGTGGATGCCACATCTGTCACAGGTTGCTGAGCAGTTATAATGTAGTGGAGCAGGTAATAtgactagtgcacagtattagaTCCCGGGTGGGTTTAGCTCTGCAGTCCGCACACTTGTAAACCTAGCAGTGGtctataaggctatgttcacattgacATCATAGGCTTTGGCACAGAGTCCATGTAAAACTGCACAACTTTTTCATCCAGGGATGTTAGCGAGAAAACGATGaatacccagtggaccccattatagtcaatatggTGTCTCGgggatccattgctgtccatCATAAGATAGATCCATCTTTCTTGTCTTATCTATTCTTCTGTTCCTACAACTACAGAATATAAGAATGAGTTACACACAAAGCTAcacttagagtatgttcacaaggTGGAACAGGTTCCGTAaaacttttccaccatgtgaacattctGCGCGGCTAGCCGCCATTCCGCCGCAGCATTCCACTCCTGTTTagtcctgaatgaatgggcctaaacagcagtgtgtctcgagccatggacgccgcggctgaatcagccatggaatctgcggcaagatgggGCATGttgttcttttttctgctgctagctagtggggggaaaaaagcgaGCATCGTCCactgaagtcaaagggagtcgtttttggaggcggattccgcgtctaaatacgctgccaaaaaactgtgtgaacatacctttatacAGGCTGTAACTTGGAATCTATGGTAAATTTGAAAAGTAACTAAATTGATAGTAATTCTATATGTAATCTTTAAAGTGATATAGAAAAATAACCCAAAACGTAAGGAATATTCACACATGACGGATTTGCTACAAAAATATCAGCAACTGTACTGTTCTTTTCAATGGAGTGTGCAAAGATCTATATGTTTACTATTAAAACCGGCCTGTGCAGATGAATGGAACTAAATTTCAGTTACAGAAATGTTTGCAACAAATCTGTCACTTGTGAACATTCCTCTCTGTTTTTATTATTGTACAGTGGAGTCAGCACATCTCAGTAAAGGAAAAATGCATGGTTCATCTTCAGACATGATTGAAACAAActgttacatttttttcccttgaaGAGATGTAAAATAACAGCATATATCTTTGCCTTCTGCATGTACACAGGTACATCAGCCAATCATTGTCTGAGTGCTGATGATCCATGTGTAAGCAGCATCACTGGACAGCCACTGACTAGCCCACACAGCAGTGGACCAatcaaaaatggggggggggggggggctatacaGTGAACTTGACAGCAGAAGTCAAGATGTTGTCCTACTAAGAACATGTCTAATTTGTCCTTAGGTGCCATATTTGGGGCAAAATATGTAGTATGTATTGACAGAAGTTTGTCACGTATTAGGCCTATTAACtgatttgttgctttttttggattttttagacAGTCAGGATGAGTTTGCGGAAACAAACCCCAAGCGACTTTTTGAAGCAAATAATTGGAAGACCTGTGGTTGTAAAGCTGAATTCTGGAGTTGATTATCGAGGTGACTGTATCTTTAATGATCATAATGTTGACATTTCAGATTTAACACTCCATTACATTGTTTTTTCCACCTAACCTGTACTGTAATACAGAAGCTGTTCTGTGTAAAACCAGCAATAGCTTTAGTTAAACATAAGCTTCATGAACCACTGACAAGCAGCGACTTTACTATGGTGGACAAGGTCTTTCCATATACTACATGAACAGCTATATATTTGACTGGCCTCATGTAATTTCACATCTCCTCTGTAGCATTTATGGTTCATTTATTTCTTTATCACCCTATTAACCAGACTGCATTATAATTTTTGTGGTATTTGGGCTTATAGCAGACAAGACTTGCCCCTGTGATGTACAGTACTTACATGGCCATAATATATCTTTTGAAAGGCATTATGCCATGTAAAATATTTATCCACTAAACACAAGTTAGATGATAAATACCTGATCACTCGGGGGGGGGTATCTGTCCCCTGCGTGTGCGTTTTCCCTGTTGTGCCTTCAGCCGTGTCACAACCAGGCTGAATGTAAATGTGTCAGTTGGTGGACAGTGCTCTTGTTGACTTCATTAGAAGCGCTGGAGATGGTTATTTCTGGTGCAACCATTGACTTCATCCGGCTTCATCTGTCCACCAACAGCACAGCCAACATACAGCCTGACTGCATTTACCCCCCAAATGCCACCATTTTCAGGATCAGTGGGGTATCATCAGTCAGACTGTACACTTTTCGTTTTTGAATTGTGCTCAGTCTATGCACCAGTATGGCTCCCAGCACATATGCCACGCTTTTCCTCAAGGGCCCTGGCAAATTGGTGGTCTTTTGgcatacattttatacattttgtaTTCTCATCATGCGCAGGTCTGTGCAGTCAGTCAGTTTGGGGTGGAGCCAGAAGTCAGCATGTAACTGACCCCAGATCtggcttgaaaataaaaatattgtataatttattgactgtagcttgttacatatttattttatagGAATTTAGGAAATTTACTTCATAAAAGTGTTTTGTAGAGtttagcgattgggatcgggaatgttcggattccaatcggcgatcgagtgaatttcacgatcacgattggaattccaatcccgatctcttCCGGCGAGATCGAGGTcataggttatttcccacaatgcttggctactggccaatcattgtgggaaaagctatagtatcagatgagcgagtactattcgaaactcccgttttgaatagcatgcacccttaggaatgaatggaagcggccattcattcctatgggagtgtaatactcttctgtttcctccctgctgtgctttCCTCCCTGCTATACTCGACTCTGCTAAATTTTAGatgagctgagtatatggtaaaacagggctGCAGaaaaagagtggcaggctgcggtaaatcattCTGTGCTgctctgctgtgaggacgacgaggcactcgccatataataagccgtggctgaagttcgcgagtagttagatactactgtacattgacttgtctatctactcttctgcttcgtcctgctttaccgtatacttagctctgctacatctcagatgtagcagagctgagtatacagtaaagcagggacgaagcagaagagtagatagacaagtcaaagtACAGTtagggagatgtagcagagtccagtatatggcacagcagggatgaaacagaagagtagatggtatctATCTGCTCgcaacttcgctcaacttacctgcacagagccgctccccgttcttcgtgctcctcttctctctcattgacatgccttgaGAGCACCCTGTGCGCCCcctcctccctagactagtgtcagagatgctgggagaaggcattttttaaatcactacacagcgtggaatccaaaaattgaaacaatttttggactctatgctgtgtagtgaataggatcatttttaaaatccaatcttcaattattaaaaaaaattcccattgacttgcatcgggatcgggtttgaatggaaaatgatcggaaatcggattttaaaaacgatcctgaaatttcaagatcggctcaaccccagtgttTTGTTGAGTTGATCTGAGATCCCaattatttaaaacaaaaaagaatTAGGATGTTCTTAGCAGCAATAGAAAATCGATTTCTCACTTCTTCTTTCTACCTTCATGGACCTAGTTTAAATGTCCAGATCTGTGCTGTACATATCAGTGGAGATGATATCGTTCAGTCAGTTATTATTGCTTATGATACATGAGCCATTTATGATGTAGTGTGGAACATTAGGAGTCTGTATTTGGCTGAAGAGAAGAGTAGATTTTGCTGTCCCTCTCTGGGGTGTGTGATACACCATACAGTGGCATACAATGCTGAATTCCATTTGATGTGTATGCTAAAATATTTCTAACTGAAGTCACTGTGGAGATGTGAACAATACAGACCCATATAGCTAGCCGTATAAAGTATGCCTTTTATTGATAATAGTGTTTCCAGcactttatacaattttttttacttgctCAAACTAGGGTATTTGGTCAAATTGTTTCACATAGATGACCAAAagaaattaatatttttatatgcATGCTCCAAAGGATTGTATGTTGTCTAAGTTATATCAATGTGTAATGAAAATAGTCTGGCACACGGTGTGTATACTTATAGATCCATATCTGTGTGATTTACAGGAGTCTTGGCATGTTTAGATGGATACATGAACATTGCTTTGGAACAGACAGAGGAGTATGTCAATGGACAGCTCAAGAATAAATACGGAGATGCCTTTATCCGAGGAAATAATGGTAAATGACACCCCAATTGTTATTCAAATGCTTTATGGCTGATAAAATATGTACAGATTCAGTACTAGAGTTCATCTTCACTATTTTTGAAACACCTGCTGATAGAAATCATAGCTGATGTATAGCTCTGTTATATTAATGACATGACAGTGCTGGAGCCCCTTTTTAGAACACCAAATTTTGTGGTTCCACTGTTAGACTTCTTGGAAAGGTGTGTATAAATTGGTAAATGGCCATTGCCATTCTCCTTGTCAATAGGGTTTTTCTGTTAGCACTGAGTGGGAAGTAATAGAGTATAGTACTAGCATATTAGGTACAttgatatggaaaaaaaattgcaactagtAGAGCCATACATGCAGCTCCCTTAGGGTTGcagtgtgactccattcactcgCATAAGGTGACAATGTTGAAGGGTGAGATATGTGGACACATGATGATAGTTGCAGTCAAAGCTGCTGTGTTTTCCTAGGGCTAAGACTACACTGCAACACAATAACATGCAGGAAAGTCACACAACAAAAATTCAGTGCCTCTCTACTATGGTGTTGCAGTAAATACAAAAGATTTGAATTTTGCTCACAAGTTTTGTGCGACTTTtcaccatagacttcaatggaagtTGTATGCAACACAATTtcaacttagggcgggttcacactagtgcccgatctccgttttgcaggtttctgtgtcctgcccgagaaactggacagaagactgggttcatttgaatgggtttgcaaagtgtccgcccctgagtgtcttctgctctccaaggcgaaaccgttttttattaaccggacacaaagtcggacatgcatgtgtccggttaaaaaaaaaaaacctgtttcaccgcagagagcagaagacgctcacgggtggtcactggtggacactgaatgccgggtttctgtcttctgccgacagaagacggaaacctgcaaaacgatgatcgagtgctggtgtgaacctgcccttaactGTGTTTAAAGTGTTAAACACAGTTTAAAAAATGTTCTGCAACAGTAAGCCACAGATCACACAACTGTTTGTCATGAGACTTCTACCTGACATTATGCGGTGCAATTCATAGCTGCATAGGCCtagcctaaagccccatgcacATGAATGTAGTTGTTTTCTGTATATTGTGTAATATCTGCCCCTCGGCAACACAGTAATAAGTGTCACCTGCATAAAAATAGACTTTAGTAGAGAGGGAAatccattcaaaaaaaaaaaaaaaattgtggcattttgtaCTAttagaaaaaatgaaaatgtgaaattttcctttttttttca carries:
- the LSM6 gene encoding U6 snRNA-associated Sm-like protein LSm6, with the translated sequence MSLRKQTPSDFLKQIIGRPVVVKLNSGVDYRGVLACLDGYMNIALEQTEEYVNGQLKNKYGDAFIRGNNVLYISTQKRRM